Proteins encoded by one window of Homoserinimonas aerilata:
- a CDS encoding heavy metal translocating P-type ATPase, which produces MPMSDVELDIGGMTCASCANRVERKLNKLPGVEASVNYATEKARVRAPEGVSAEQLIATVESAGYTAELPAPPVAESAGEGAPASDGLAELRQRLIVSAALTVPVVLLSMIPALQFTNWQWLTLTLAAPVAVWGAWPFHRAAFVNARHGAATMDTLVSVGVLAALAWSLYALFFGTAGMPGMHMTFSLLAEPGSGAGEIYLEVAAAVTVFILGGRYIEARTKRQSGAAMRALLELGAKDAMVLRDGVEVSVAVTALTPGDVFVVRPGEKIATDGLVTDGASAVDMSMLTGESVPVEIGPGDRVVGSTVNVGGRLIVEVTRVGADTELARLGRLVEDAQTGKAEVQRLADRVSAIFVPVVIVLSLLTLGAWLFFGGSVEAAFTAAVATLIIACPCALGLATPTALLVGTGRGSQLGILIRGPQTLESTRRVDTIVLDKTGTVTTGRMELLDAVAADGESVAEIVAVAAAVESGSEHPIGRAIVTAGQAKGDLPEAASFVSHQGQGVTAAVGGRAVAVGRADWLERDWALPLPAPLRESFDDAEAAGNTAVVVGWDGAVRGILIVGDSIKPTSAEAIARFRRLGLTPVLLTGDNAGAAATVAASVGITDVRAGVTPAGKLAAIQSLQAAGHVVAMVGDGVNDAAALAAADLGIAMGAGTDAAIAASDLTVMSGDLLVVADAIRLARRTLSTIKGNLFWAFAYNTAAIPVAMLGLLNPLLAGAAMAFSSVFVVTNSLRLRGFR; this is translated from the coding sequence ATGCCCATGTCGGATGTCGAACTCGATATCGGCGGGATGACCTGCGCCTCCTGCGCCAACCGGGTGGAGCGCAAGCTGAACAAGCTCCCCGGGGTCGAGGCCAGCGTCAACTACGCGACCGAGAAGGCGCGAGTGCGTGCGCCGGAAGGGGTGAGCGCCGAGCAGCTCATCGCCACCGTGGAGTCGGCCGGGTACACGGCGGAGCTGCCGGCTCCGCCGGTCGCCGAATCCGCAGGCGAAGGCGCCCCGGCATCCGATGGACTCGCCGAACTGCGGCAGCGGCTGATCGTGTCGGCAGCGCTGACCGTTCCGGTCGTGCTGCTGTCGATGATCCCGGCGCTCCAGTTCACCAACTGGCAGTGGCTGACCCTCACCCTCGCCGCCCCTGTCGCTGTGTGGGGTGCGTGGCCGTTCCACCGGGCGGCGTTCGTGAACGCCCGCCACGGCGCCGCCACCATGGACACGCTGGTCAGCGTCGGTGTTCTTGCGGCTCTCGCCTGGTCGCTCTACGCCCTGTTCTTCGGCACCGCGGGTATGCCCGGCATGCACATGACCTTCAGCCTGCTCGCCGAACCGGGTTCCGGGGCGGGAGAGATCTATCTGGAGGTTGCGGCCGCGGTCACCGTATTCATTCTGGGTGGGCGTTACATCGAGGCCCGCACCAAGAGGCAGTCGGGCGCCGCCATGCGCGCGCTGCTGGAGCTCGGCGCGAAAGACGCCATGGTGCTGCGGGATGGTGTCGAGGTTTCCGTCGCCGTCACCGCGCTCACGCCCGGCGACGTCTTCGTTGTGCGGCCCGGCGAGAAGATCGCCACCGACGGACTGGTGACGGATGGCGCATCCGCAGTCGACATGAGCATGCTCACCGGTGAATCGGTGCCAGTCGAGATCGGCCCCGGTGACCGTGTCGTAGGATCGACCGTCAACGTCGGCGGACGCCTTATCGTTGAGGTCACGCGCGTCGGCGCCGACACCGAGCTGGCCCGACTGGGCCGCCTGGTCGAGGACGCGCAGACCGGTAAGGCCGAGGTGCAACGCCTCGCCGACCGGGTGTCGGCGATCTTCGTTCCCGTCGTGATCGTGCTCTCCCTGTTGACCTTGGGTGCATGGCTGTTCTTCGGGGGATCGGTGGAGGCCGCATTCACGGCCGCCGTCGCCACCCTGATCATCGCCTGCCCGTGTGCCCTGGGCCTCGCCACCCCGACCGCGCTGCTCGTTGGCACTGGCCGCGGCTCGCAGTTGGGCATTCTGATCCGCGGCCCGCAAACCCTGGAGTCGACCCGTCGCGTCGACACGATCGTGCTCGACAAGACCGGCACGGTCACCACCGGCCGGATGGAACTACTGGATGCGGTGGCCGCCGACGGTGAGAGCGTAGCTGAGATTGTCGCGGTGGCGGCGGCCGTCGAGTCCGGTTCCGAGCATCCGATAGGTCGCGCCATCGTCACTGCGGGTCAGGCCAAGGGTGACCTGCCCGAGGCCGCTTCGTTCGTCTCCCACCAGGGGCAGGGCGTGACGGCGGCCGTCGGTGGCCGTGCAGTCGCGGTGGGCCGTGCTGATTGGCTCGAGCGGGACTGGGCGTTGCCGCTGCCAGCGCCGCTGCGGGAATCGTTTGACGACGCTGAGGCGGCCGGCAACACCGCTGTGGTCGTCGGCTGGGATGGCGCCGTTCGCGGCATCCTGATCGTCGGCGATTCGATCAAACCGACCAGCGCTGAGGCGATCGCCCGGTTCCGGCGGCTCGGCCTGACCCCGGTGCTGCTGACCGGTGACAACGCCGGTGCCGCGGCGACGGTGGCGGCGAGCGTGGGAATCACGGATGTTCGTGCCGGGGTGACCCCGGCCGGCAAACTGGCGGCCATCCAGTCCCTGCAGGCTGCCGGGCACGTGGTGGCGATGGTCGGCGATGGCGTGAATGATGCGGCGGCACTCGCGGCGGCTGACCTCGGCATCGCAATGGGGGCCGGAACCGACGCGGCCATTGCGGCGAGTGACCTCACAGTGATGAGCGGGGACCTGCTGGTGGTGGCGGATGCGATCCGTCTGGCACGGCGCACGCTCAGCACCATCAAGGGCAACCTGTTCTGGGCGTTCGCCTACAACACGGCGGCCATTCCCGTGGCGATGCTGGGTCTGCTGAACCCACTGCTGGCCGGAGCGGCCATGGCCTTCTCGTCGGTGTTCGTGGTGACGAACAGCCTGCGTCTGCGCGGCTTCAGGTAG